The genomic window TGGCTTCTTTCCTCAAATCATTCTCAATTTGAGGTAtaatatcatgcttttcttttAATAGGAGGGACACATAGCTACTCGTGCTTTCATCCATGAAGCCCcaagcattaaaatattaaaataggaTGGATCATAAGGTTTGGTTCCACTATCATCCAAATTGTGGCAATAATAGCTTATAGTGGCCATTTTTAGCTTCTGGTCTTAATGACCTCCCATGTGTAATGCAAACTACAGGGTGCACCATCCAGTGACATCACTTTTAATAGCTCTTTTGCACTTGTACAATCTTTTGGGAGTTCAAGATGACCACCCTCTGATGGCTATTTTGTTTTAAGTACATTTTCATATATATTTTCAGGTTTGTAAAATAGCCCAGATGGTGCACTTCGCCAGTGAACAGAACATTTTTGATGAATATCAATTGTAACTCAAGGCGTCTTGAGTTTTATGACAGTCATTTTAAGTAGCATTCAAAGCTGACATTATAGTGTGTGTCAAATGTAACTTTGAATCATAGGATCTTTTTATTCCTATGCTTTCACTCACAATATCTGATGCATGTTTGATAGGTTTCATCTCATTTAGGTACAGAAGGAAACAAATGGCTGCCCACAAGATCGCACATGCCACTCTGAAAGGACCGAATGTGGTCAAGGAGATCTGCATCGGAATCACACTGGGCATTCTCGCTGGTAGTGTGTGGAAGATGCATCACTGGAACGAGCAGAAGAAGACCAGAGCCTTCTATGATATGCTCGAGAAGGGCGAGATCAGTGTTATCGCCGCTGAGGAATAGCTTACAGATGTCTTTCATGCTGTGAAGGATGTGTAGTTCGACAACATTTCTCTCCAACATGGAGCAGAATCATATAAATTGTTTTCCTTTCTGGTTGGACCATCGAACAAATTCAGATCATGGATCTCGAGAAACTTTGCGTACTCTTTGCATTGAAATGGAAtgattattgaatttttttattagcCAATCTCCCATCTTTAGTCATTGAACATGTTGCTATGAAATTTACAGGGGGGAGGGACTGGGTACTCAACAACTGATAGGGGGATTATAGGTTTAAAACCAGCACACATTCTATTTGTGCCTCTACCATGCAAACCTAAATGGGTCTTGCTATTTATGTATGACTGCTGTCATGCAGAGTGGAAGAATCTAACAGGTTTATGGAATTGGAGGCGTTCATGTTGCTGCCATAGATCTTGGTATCATTCCATGATTTGTGCTTTCTGAGCAGCTTTTCAAGTAGTGTGTCATCATCGTTTAGAGTTATTCGGGCCATTATCTGTGGCGAGATGTCTTTCAGGCTAAGCATATGTATAAAGAGGCTAACGGAGCTGTAGATTGGATAGTATACCTCGAGTTCTATTatctttctccttctttttttttttttttttttttaatgtatccATAcccatatgaattatttaaaaaaaatcaagattatTCTCTCTTTGAAACAGTTCTCCCGGTCAAACCCGAGCATGCGGTTAAAATGCATTAATATCCGAGTTTAACTGATGACAGGACATAACTCATCATGGGGATTATATGGGacccttttatctttttttttctctttttgattTGGGAGAAACCCTTTTATCAAATTGGTGGCTAATGGCTATATTATTTTTGCCTTGTGGAATTTTGTCGTCAATCTCCTCAAAAGGCTTACAGATCGTTGGAACTTGAATAACATAGCATCATTCATTACTTTCGCGAATTTAAAAGATTGTCATTCATGAGCCTAGATGATGCAATGATGACAAAAGGCTAATGTCATTGGCTTTTAGCTATTGTCCAGACACAACGTACGATTCTGTCTCCATCCATGTCAACTAAATCACTGAATATCCTTTGAATTGGGTCCTACCAATCTATTAACAAAAAAAGGTTTCACAGGTTGATCTATCTGTACCTGATCTCATACGGTCTAGAAAAGAACTAATCAATAGACGAGTTACATCTCAATTgtacaaatttttattttttaaataaaatatttagatctcaattgtacaaatttttattttcaaaataagatATTTAGGTTTTAAttgtataaatttttatttttaaaataaaatatttaggtctcaattgtaCAAACTTGTATtttaaaaatgagacatttagGGCTCAATTGTACAACTTTTATTCTCAAAATGGGACATTTAGGTCCCAATTGTACAAATTTTTATTCTCAAAATAAGATATTTAAGTCTCAATTGTACAAACTTTTTATTCTCAAAATAAgatatttaggtctcaattatacaaatttttattttcaaaatgagacatttaggtctcaattgtaTAAACTTTTTATTCTCAAAATGAGacatttagatctcaattatataAACTTTTATTCTCAAAATGAAACATTTAGGTCCTGAGTGCGCaaacttttattttcaaaatgagacatttaggtctcaattgtaCAAACTATTATTTTCAAAATGAGacatttaggtctcaattgtaCAGGCTTGTATTTTCAAAATGAGacatttaggtctcaattgtaCAAACTTTTATTTTTAGTACGGAACATTTAGGTCCCAATTGTACAAActtatattttcaaaataagacATTTAGGTCTCAAGTGTACaaacttttattttcaaaatgtgATATTTAAGTTTTCAATTGTAcaaacttttatttttaaaataaaatatttaggtCTCAAGCGtacaaatttttattttcaaaatgagATATTTAGGCCATGCTAGCATTGCATTTTGCGCCACTCATCACTCAGGTGTATATCTCATCCTAGTAATATCTAGTAATATCTCATCCTAGTAATATGCCACGTCTACCAGGCTTCACATGTCTACAGGAAGGCAAGTGGAGCTGCTGATTGGGTTGACTCCTTTGCAGCTCATCACTCTGGTAGGTTTGTCTGGTGGATAGTGGGTTCGTGCCAGAGCTTCTATGTAGCATTTTGTTTTTTAACTTTGTTGGCCGCATCCACACCGATTATGTGGGAGCCACCATTgtaccaataaaaaaaaaatccatctaaaTGCATGGGATATAGGGGAAGGATTACATTATAACATCCAATCAACTACATCTCTCACATTTAGGCTATGTTTGAAAACTTGGAATTGAGAAGAAAGGAATGAAATGGAAGGGAAAgttaaaaattttgatatttggGAGTTTTTTAGtggaaggaaaggaaaagaaaaagaaggaataggaaggaaatagaaggaaaaattttggcctccaattctctcctttctttcttcccataagtgggaggatttggagagaaagaaattggaacttaataatttttttataatacctATTTTATCCTTAAATTAAATAAGTACCAAATTAAAAGGACAAATATATCCTAGAGCATCTTTTGTTTTAACTTTTCATATGTCATTTCTATCTCTATATACCCATCTATTGCACCTCTACGGAGCTCCGTCTCCACAGCTGCACTTTTTTGGAGGAGCAACGGTTGTTAAGCTTCAAAGGTAAACTTATTCTCTcaatagaaaaaattaaaataattatttttttcgttAACTTGTTTTTGGATGTGATCTATTGTCTGATTTATGGCTTTTTGATTTGTGATGATTATATGGCTGTGGATGTGATAAAGGCGTCTCTTTTACTTATTTTGGATGTGATCTGTTGTTTTTTGATTTATGGGGTTTGGATCTATGATGATTGTATGGCGGTGGATTTGATAAAGACATCACTTTTACTTGTTTTTGGATGGAAtttgttgttttctgattttttgtttgtttgtttctttcttcttccattattCATTTTCTTTACTTTTTATTTCCTGCTCGTTTTTTTTGCGGTGGTAGGTGTTGATCTCTTCAAGCTGTTTTGGatccattaaaaagaaaagtatgTTATCTACatcatttattttgaaaaaaatgaagGATAAGATCTATTTTTTGAATCAGATTTTGGTTGTTATCCTTGAATCTTTGTGGATCTACTCGATGTCATCTAGATCACGGTCATGGTTTCTAGTTTCTATTTCAAGATCAGAGGTCCTGGTTTTTTGAGTGGATCCACATGTTTCTTTATcccatttttaatgaattataattgTTCTTGCTGCTAAGCTctgttttatttgatttttttttgcaatcgTACTGTAATAATGGACTTGCTCGTAGATGAGGAGGTTGGATCTTAATAAACTTTGCCTTGATTAGATTCAGTGATCCTAGCAATTATTCGCCTTAAGGTTGTGAATTTATATGTCCTGTATTAATTATCCTCCAAATTGCATGTGGGCATATATTTAGCCTTTCCTATTTTGAATATCTTGGaagtaataaagagggttttctGTTCTCTGTTACTCCAATTTTTATCTATGCAATTCAGTTGCCGACTTGTTTTTGGGTCTCTTTGTGCGGCCGAATTTGACACTAATAGAATTTCAACTTTGTATATTCTACTTGTTTTGTTGCCCTTTTCAGTTTGGATGATTTGATGCAATTAGCACACCATCTGATCATGACAAATAGTAGTTATTTTTCCTAGAGAGTATCATTTgtgtggctatcatgcaagactTCCTATAAGTTGCATCAGCATTAGTGCATCGGATTAGATGCATCTTTTGCCCATGATTTTGTTTAGTTCCTCATTCTAGACCATGTTTCCACTATGCTCAGTTTTGGTTAGATTGTTCCTTGATCTTCATATCCAATTGTACAAGCAGGGCCATGTTAATCTGGAGATAACTAGAAGTTGTAtgttatctatctatatataagaGGATAAGTGAATTCAAATTGAAACTAGGAGGTACTtttgaagtattttttttttttttttgagctgtCTGGAATAGGATGACAAAGGGTAGCAAAATCTAAACCATTTGATTgattttgattatttattggttaacatatataattcatttatgaattttttttgcttCTATTAGTTTGATATTGTTTGTCTAACTGATTTTATGTCTAGTTCAAagttcttatatttttttatcaatttcaGATTTCCCTCTTATTGTTTCAATCACtttgttttgtttattttagCATCCATAGGTAGTAGTATCTTCCTTGGTCTCAGATCCCTGTAGGACATCTCGCGGGACACCAGGATAGGGTACTGTTCTGAGTGTTGGGATAGGACCTTTTCACCATTGTCGCGGCATCCTCAATCAGCATGTCTTGGGACATTCTGTCCCAAGTTTTGGGTCCGGGTGGGGTGGCGGTGTGTCATGTTCCATCGGCAGATCGGGACATTGAACAAAGTGATGACAAATGATGTATTATTACATTATGCTCAATTACTTAGGTTTGTAAGTGATGCATAattgaaataatttaataaatttggACATGATTATGTATGAAACCTcttgaaattttaatttagATTGCTACATATAGTTTGGCTAACCATTTAATAGAACTtcgataatatatatatatatatatttttatttttatatattcagATTCATTTGATTTTATAACttatttgaattaaaaat from Phoenix dactylifera cultivar Barhee BC4 unplaced genomic scaffold, palm_55x_up_171113_PBpolish2nd_filt_p 001695F, whole genome shotgun sequence includes these protein-coding regions:
- the LOC120108987 gene encoding probable cytochrome c oxidase subunit 5C-1, with protein sequence MAAHKIAHATLKGPNVVKEICIGITLGILAGSVWKMHHWNEQKKTRAFYDMLEKGEISVIAAEE